The region AGAGATTCTATTTTTTAGACAAAAAGATAAAACGATCGTCGCCCTAGACAATAAATGTCCTCACCGTGGAGCAAGCCTTGCTCATGGAGAACTCACCGAACAGAATGAAATCGCCTGTCCTTTTCACGCCATTCGCTTTAATCAAGAGGGCAAGGCAACTGCCATTCCCGCCAATGGATTGTCCGCCGAAGTTCCCAAAAACATGTGCGTTAAATCGTGGCCGGTGCAAGAAGCCCACGGTTTTATCTGGCTATGGTACGGCGAAGCGTTAGAACATTATCCACCCGTACCGTGGTTCGAAAACCTCCCCGATACCATGCCCTACCGTGAGTCTACACATTTGTGGAATTGCCACTATACACGTTGTATAGAGAATCAACTAGATTTTGCCCATGTGCCTATTGTCCATAAAAAGACGATTGGACGCGGAAATAAAACCGTCATCGACATGCCTATGCTCGAAAAAAATGAAAGAGGCTTTCTCACCAAGACCGATTTTCATCAAGATACCGGACAAGTTGTCGATCACAAAAAGCATCCTGCGCACGACTTCTCGCGCTTTCATCTTGAGTTTGTCTGGCCCAACATCTGGCAAAATTATCTCTACAACAAAGCGCGCGCCGTTCTCGCCTTTAGCCCCATCGACGAACATCACACCCTCATTTACATGCGCTACTACCACGAAATTCCCTTATTTGGCTCCATCGTAAGGCACTTTGGACTACAATTCAGCCAAAAGATCCTCCAAGAAGATCACGACGTCGTGATGACCCAACGCCCCGACAAAAGCGATTATCATATGGGTGAAATTCTCCTACCGCAAGAGAGCCCCATTATTCTCTATCGTAAAGGCAGGGAAGAGCAACAATTATATTAACGAGTATGATTAAATTTTTCCAAAATTTTTAAAAAAAGAAAAAACTCCTCACTTTATAACCATAGGCGATACCCCCTGTATACTATCCTTATAGAGAATGGAGGAGTTTTTCCTATGCACATACGCAATATGACCCAAGAGAGCTTAATTCTATTAGAACATGAAGCTTCTACGCGGGCGCAAGTATTAGATCACTTAGCCGATCAACTAGAAAAAGCAGGCTATATTAGCAATAAGCAACAATATCTTCAGGATGTTTTCACGCGAGAAGAAGAGTCCCCCACCGGCTTTGAGCAAGGTATTGCCATTCCGCATGGGAGATCTTCTGCTGTAATAAAGAGCGGATTCGCCTTTATGCGCACGAAAAAAGTCATTAAAGATTGGCCTAGCTTAGACGAAGAGAACCAAGTACAACTCATCTTCTTATTAGCAATTCCTCAAGAAGGAAAAAGCAATGAGCAAATGAAACTCTTGGCAACACTCTCTACGGCATTACTCAACCAAAATTTCATCGATGATCTTATCCACGGAACGACACCCAAAGAGATTCTTCACGCACTCGATAAAATAGACATCCAAGACAAACACCGAACGCAATCATCTGCCACCATATCCCAAAAAAAACGTGTTCTAGCTATTACCGCCTGCGCTACGGGTATCGCACATACATACATGGCTGCCGAGGCGCTCGTTAAAGCAGGAAAAGCGCTCGATATAGATATACTCGTAGAAAAACAGGGCGCTAATGGCTTAGAAGATAAGCACACCCAAACTCTCATTGCACAGGCAGATGCACTCATTATTGCCTGCGACATCGCCCCCAAAGAGATCGAGCGCTTTGTGGGACTTCCCTATATATCCGTAAAGGTGGCGCAACCTCTCAAACATGCTGAAGAGTTAATCACGCGCGTACTCACCAACCCTGATGGTAGAGTAGAAACTACGGCGATGGAGAATGATACGGATCAAAACAAGAAGCACTCTTTATTAAGCGAGATGATGCAAGCCATTATGACCGGTATCTCTTACATGATTCCCGTCATTGTTGCCGCGGGGTTAATGATGGGGTTGGCAAAGCTTACGGCAATGGCTATGGGGCAAATCGATAATATGGGGCAATTTCTCCAAAGCGAGAACGCCTTTTATCTTTTACTGGGTAATCTTGATCGATTTGGTGGCTTGATTTTTCGCTTTATCTATCCTATTTTTGGTGCCTATGCCGCCTATTCTCTTGCCGATCGCCAAGGTATTGTACCGGGATTTATCGGAGGAAGCTTTGCTGCAGGACTCCACTTTAGCCTATGGGGTATTAGTGGCGTCGCCTCAGGCTTCCTCGGAGCAATGTTCTTAGGTTTACTTGCTGGATATGTTGCACGCTTTTTGAATCAACATATTAAATTAAGCAAAAATTTAGTCGCCATGAAGCCGATGTTTCTCATTCCTGGCATCTCGGTGTTGATCATCTTTATTGCGAACTTCTACTTTGTCGACCCGGTATTTGGTGCCCTCAACAGCTGGATGGAGAAATCCATTCGTGCTTTTGATACAGGCAGTGAATTAATGCTGGTAGCAATCATTGCCGCAGCCACCGCATTTGATTTAGGTGGACCTATCAATAAAGCCGCCGGAGCTATTGCCATTGGTTTAGCCGCCGATGCGATCTTTCCACTTACTGGGCGGGTATTAGCTATCGTAATTCCCCCCATCGGACTTGGACTCTCCACTGTTATCGATAAATATCTCGTAGGAAGACATGTCTACAGCGAAGAGCTACGCATCGTGGGTTCCTCATCCATTATCCTAGGATTTATCGCCATAAGTGAAGGAGCAATTCCCTTTATGTTGAAAAATCCCCTCATTACCATACCACTCAATATTCTTGGCGCCATAATCGGGGCTACTACCGCCGTAGCTTTGGGCGCAGTACAATGGAACCCCTTACCGGCAATCTGGGGATGGCCTTTGGTAGAAAACTTGTGGGCCTATCTGGTTGGCTTACTAGCAGGCGTCTTATTTATCGCCATTAGTAATGTGTTTGTTCGATTTTATCTTCTCAAAAAATTCAAAAAGAATCAACTCTAAAATTTATTACAAGGAGGATCTATTTACATGAAAAGACCTGTCCACGTTGTTGCACACTCGCATTGGGATAGAGAGTGGTACTTTACGCTAGAGGACTCGAACCTTATTTTGTATCGAAATTTACCTTATCTGTTAGATCTGCTAGAAAGCGATCCAAAATTTAGTTCTTATACATTTGATGGACAAAGTTCGGTTATAGAAGAATTTTTATACCTCTACCCCCAAGAGCGATCCCGTATAGAAGCTCTCGTGAAAGCCAAGCGCCTTTTTATCGGCCCTTGGTACACCCAGTGCGACACGCTCCTTGTTCACACCGAGTCGCTCATTCGAAACCTGCTACACGGCAAAAGAATCGCGAACCATCTAGGGCACAGCATGAATATTGGTTATCTCCCTGATGTCTTTGGTCAACATGCTTACTTACCTGCCATATTCCTAGAAATGGAAATAGATTGGGCAATTTTGCAACGCGGAATTCGTACGGCAGATTTAGCAAAAAATCTCCATTTCTATTGGCAATCTCCCGATGCGCAACGCATCCCCACGAACAATCTCTTTTTAGGCTATGGGGCTGGTAAATTCTTACAAAGTACCCCCTCCTACTATCAAGAAACGCTTCGCCCTATGCTTCAAAAACTCCAAGAGATGAACCAAGATACGCCAGCACTCCTGCTTCCTGCCGGTGGCGATCAAGTTTTGGCAAGAGCTCACTTTCCCCAAACCATTGAAAAACTCAACAGCATGCAAGAAGAGTATACCTTCATCTTGAGCGATTACGAAACATTCATGCAGGAGAGTTGGCGTAATAATCCGATCACGAATATTATTCATGGCGAACTTACAGCATCCCAACGCTCGCGCATTCATACAACCATTAAGTCGCAACGCTATGACATTAAATATAAGAGCTATCAAGTGGAACAACTTCTTCTACACCAACTAGAACCACTAGGGGTCATCGCCAGCACCATTCAGATCGACTATCCCAAAACACTCATCGATCAAATTTGGCGAAAACTCTTTGACGCACAATCTCACGATAGCTTAGGTGGCTGTAATAGCGATGAGACAAATGATCAAATCATACATCGACTCGATCAGGCCAAGCGTCTCTGCGACGGCGCGATTAATCTCCTGAAAAAAGAGATAAGCCATGCAATATCGCCACCAAATCAACAGATGTTTCTTCTCTTCTTTACACACGCTAGTGCAAGTGCACAACATCACAAACTCACCCTCTTTAGCGAACATCGTCATATTCATATCAAAGATCTTCAGCAACACCCACTATCCTTTGAAACCATCCAGGTAAAAGAGATCAGTGGCGGTAGCAAAATCGTTAGCACCGCACAAGGCGATCAACAAGTACATCTTCCGCCCTACTACCGCCATACATTACTACTCAAACTCGATTACCCATCCCAGATTGGCTATACGAGCTATCTCATCGAACAGAATACTCAACCAAGAGCCACTCCACTAGCTAACAATTCCAAACCAATCATAGAAAATACTTACTATCGTATTGAACTACAAAATCATTCGCTCTCTCTATTTGATAAGAAAAATCATCAACACCTAAGCAATTTTATCCACTTTCAAGATGAAGAGGATACTGGGGACTCTTACGACTTCGCCCCAGCTAACTCACCAAAGAGCACCCTTTCTCAGGATTATCATTATCAACAGTCAATCCACTTAAAAGAGATGCAATCACTCACTCTCTGCCATACCATTCAAACATTCGACAATCAATCCATTCAAGCTAGCACCACGCTCACCCTCTATGCAGATAATCCCCTCCTAGAAATTACCCACACCATCGACAATACAGCATCTAACCATCGTCTACGTGCCATTATTCATAGTAATCTCACCGCCACTGCCAGCTACAGCGATCAAGGCTTTAGCTTTTTAGAACGTCCTCTCACCCAAATCGATCAAGAAAATTGGCAAGCTCTAGGCTACGTAGAAGCACCACAAGCCATCTATGGCTTAGAAAATATGCTCTATGTTCAACAAGAAAAGAACATGTGTAGTATCTTTACACAAGGCATCAAAGAGTACTCCCTCTTAGAGGATAAGCAAAGCATCGCTCTTACGCTATTTCGCAGTGTAGGATTACTCGGCAAAGACGATTTATCCATCCGCCCTGGACGGGCCAGTGGCATCAATAATACTGTCGTATACACCCCCCATGCGCAACTGCACCAACGTATGGAATTCCACTATGCCGTGAGTTGGCAACACCATAGTATTCGCGATCTGTATACTAACCTCCATCGCTACCGACAGCCTCTTACGAGTTATCAAATACAAACGCTCAATTCACTGAAAGAACGTATCGATCGCTTTGAAATTCCGCTAAAAGAGAGCAATCAGCCCAACAAGAGAACGCTATTAACTTTACACAATAACGCTATCATCATGAATCTCTGTAAACCTAGCGAAGAGAATCCGCAAGACATCGTCATCCGACTCTTTAACCCAACAGCACAAACGCAAATCACCTCAATAGATCATTCGCTAGGTAAAATCTATCTATGCAATCTCTTAGAAAAAGAGTTAAGAGAGATCGAACAGATAGAAATTTCACCCTTTAGCTTTTGTACAATCAAAATCATTCCTAAGGAGAGTCATCATGACTAAATCGACCCTGATACATGCATTAATGGAGAAACTATGCTTCATTTATCCACAAAAAACCGCCAGTAATCTGCAATCAATGTTAGAAGAACATCTTGCCCAATGGGACAACCTAACCATACATAAAAGTGAAGCCATCAGCGAAAAAAATATTTATCTTATTGCTTATGCTGATAGTATCTATACAAAGGATGAATCCCCGTTTCTTACCTTAAATCGGTTTTTAGAAGACCAGACAGCTAACACGATATCAGACATTCACTTACTACCCTTCTTCCCCTTTACCAGTGATGACGGGTTCTCTGTCGTAGACTATCTAGCTATTAATCCTGCGTATGGTAACTGGCACGATCTGCAAACCTTAGGGAAGCGTTATCGACTCATGTTTGATTTTGTCGTTAACCACATCTCTCAATCAAGCGATTGGCTCAAAGGTTATCTTGCCGAAGAGCATCCTTATCGCCACTATTTCATCGAGAAAGAGGCAGGTTTCGATTATAGTTGCGTTGTACGACCACGTACCTCGCCCCTCTTTCATGCCTTTAACACCAACAATGGATCGAAAGATTTATGGACAACCTTCAGTCAAGATCAAGTAGATCTCAACTATCACTATCCGCCCCTCCTCATGCATATGAGCGATATTCTCCTTACCTATGTCGAACGTGGGGCAAGCTCCATTCGCTTAGATGCGATTGGCTTTTTATGGCGAGAAAGTGGAACCTCTTCTCTTCATCTCCCACAAACCCATGCCATTGTACAATTTTGGCGTTTATTACTAACGCATTATGCACCTAATGTTCAAATTATTACCGAGACAAATGTCCCTCATCAAGAGAATATCTCTTACTTTGGAGAAAACAATGAAGCACATATGGTCTATCAATTTGCGCTACCACCCTTGGTCTTACACACGTTTACCACTCACAATGCCACCAAATTCAATACTTGGGCAAAAGACATTCAAGCGATTTCTTCTGAGGCAACCTACTTCAACTTTTTATCTAGCCATGACGGCATTGGAATGCGCCCCGTAGAAGGAATTCTCTCTACGCAGGAGATCGAAAAGCTCGTTAAAAAAACCCTAAACAATGGGGGAAAAGTCTCCTATAAAACCAATAGCGATGGTTCGCAATCAGTTTATGAGTTGAACATAAACTATCATGATGCGCTGATTAATGATCAAGACGAGGACTCTTTACATGTAGCAAAAATTCTCAATGCAAATGCCTTACTCCTTTCGATAGTGGGCGTTCCGGCGATTTACTACCATAGTCTCCTTGGTTCGCGCAATGACTATCAGGGCTTTCTGGATACACAAATTAACCGTCGCATCAATCGCCAAAAACTCGAGTATAACCAACTGATCGCCTCGCTCCAAGATGATACACGAAAAAAAGCTATTTTTGAGGGAATCCTTAAACTTATCACCATAAGAAAAAAACATAGCGCCTTTTCGCCCTACGCACAACAAGAGATTCTTCAGGAGGAAAATCCCGCCATCATCCACCTCATTCGCATCAACACAACCAGCGGTGAACGCATCCATTTCCTAAGCAACGTCTCCAATATATCCCAGTTTATAAACGAAATACCACAAGGAATCAATCTCCTCGATCCCAAAGTAAAGATCACCAATCAACTACCTGCCTATGCCTTTCTCTGGATAAAAGAGTAAAGGATAAGCGAAAAGTGTCGATAGGTAAGATAATGTCTGAGGATCTTCTACATCTACTTTTAGAGCGCCTAGAGCAAGAAAAACGCCTGCAATTAAGTTTCAGCGAAGAGGAAATTTTGCGGGCGTTTTTCACCCATCTTCCCACCTCCGTCCACTGGACAATGAAAGAACTCACCAACCACGCAACGGTCTCCATCGCCTCCATCTCAAGACTCATCACCAAACTCAATCTCCATAGCTACAAAGAGATGCAACTTGCATTAGAGCTCTTTTATCAAGAGGTTAAAGAGAGTGTGCTACCTAAATCTACGCACCGAAATCCCATAACAGAAGAGATTACACGTATTCAAAGTATTACCAAAACCAACCTCGATCACTTCGTTAAAGATCTCAAAAATGCTCCCTTAACAACCTTTCTAACCATGCTTAAAGAGAGCCAGTTTACCATCATTTTATCGGTGGGCTTCTCACAATTTGCCTCCGACTATCTAGCCTATTCTCTACAAATTCAAGGGGTCAACATTCAATCGGTTAGCATGAACCTTCCTAGCGAAATTTATTGGACACTCCTCAAAAAGTGCGATCTCATCATCGTTATTTCGCGCTCAGCGACCACCCCTAGCATCAAAAAAAAGCTAGAAGAGGCGCAGTCCTTTAAGATTCCCTTAGTCGTTATCACAGGCAACCCCAAAGGAACCTACGCACAAGAAGCGACACTCGTACTGCCTATCTACGACCGTAATCCTTATCGCGACCAAAATTCCTATAGCGCTTTTCAGCTAAAACTCTTCTATCTTGCCGATATTATCCAAAATTTATGCTAATCAACGTGCTTTACGGAGAATAAAGGAATCAAACATTGAGGCTTCGCTAATCGGTACATCGCTATAATAAGCGCGCAAGGTGATCGCATCTGGCGTTACCTCCACCAGTGTTACCGATGGCCGATTATTCTGCTCGGTGTAGGCGTGATAGGGGTAGTCGGTGGGGTAGAGCGGATTAAAGCCCAACGAGGCAGCATTCCCTGTGTGATGGAAAAATTGTCCGCGTCGCTTGGTAAATTCGGCAAAGAGATTCTTTCCATTGGCAATATATCCCTCCCAAATCGGTTTTGCGCCAACCGTACCGTCCTCCAGCGTACCCCCGTTGGCGTTGTAGCCTCCTTCCAACATCAAGGTGCGACCATAGGCATGATCGTGTCCGTTAAAGACCACATCAATATCTAGCACCGAGAGGGCAGGTGATAAATCCGCACGTAGCGCTCGTAACACAGGGTGAATGGCATAACGGGTGGTAGCATAAGGCAGATAGTGAAAGTTAAGAATCTTCCATAGTGGTTCTTCGCCATTATTTTCGCGCTTGTATTTCTCGATGCTATCTTGCATAAACTGAATATGCTTAGACGTATCGGCAGGCGTACGATCAGTGGTGTCTAACGACATGAAGAGCACCTTGCCATAGGTAAAGGCGTAATTTCCCCCCGTGGGCGAACCGCCAATCGGGGTGAGAGTTCCAGGTAGATTAAAATGTTCTAAATAGATCGCGTGCTTATCGTGGCTACCCGAGGTAACACTTATCGGTATCTTAGTCATCAGCGGATGGGTAAAAAAGAGGTTATACTGATTTTGATGATCAGGGTGCTCAATTTGATCACCAGAACTCAACAGAAAACTTGCCTCAGGCCATTTAGTTAAGATATGATCCAGCGTGCGATGCCAAGCAATCGCTACAGGTTCGACCATACCATTCTTGCCCAGCTGCGCGTCTGTAACCGAGACAAACGCAAAGCTATCTAACATCGCGTCGGTTTTAAAGGAGTAAATATCACTAACCAACGCTTCAGACTTACCGTTATCATGCGCTATCTGATAGTAGTAGGTCGCCCCCGTTTCGAGATTGGTCAATGTAACATGGTTCGTAAAAAATCCATGTAAACGCTCCATCGGTTTACGCGTTGCAGGCACGCTCATCGGCGCTTGCCCCTCCTGCCAATAGGTGAGAACGCCTGCGCTAGGGCTACTGCTAGACCAAGCGAACCCACGCTGGGAAGCATCAACACCCAGATGGATATTTAGGTTGAGCATCACCGTTGGCTCCAGCGCGTAAGGAACATTAAAGAGCGTAAAATTCTTCACATCGAGATAAAGAATATCATCATTGGGGAGCGCCTGTAGCTCAAGGGTTAAACTATTCTCGCCATTTTTAAGCAAATCACTGGGCAAGTTGATAAAACGCGTCGTCTGGCTCATCTCATTGAATGGGCGGCTAACCCCATGCTGTACCGTATTTTGATATTCCGTAAGATCTACACCATTAAGATAGATACGGATAGCGCCACGGTGGTGTAAATCAACGTAGGCGGACTGGTAACGTTCAGCATCGTTGAGGGAAAAATCATAACGCAAGAGATGCCGTGTGTACTCACCATTAAACGTGGTCTGCACACTCTGCCATAGGCGCGCGTTGCCTTGCTTTGCCGACCCAAATGCACCATGCCCAACTTGCCCTTCATGCTCACGGATAGCAGGGGTATAGTGCCACAAGGTCGAACGATCCACCATCGCCTTGCCATATGGAGGCATATAAAAGCTCGCATGCTTGAGCGCAACAGTTATATCATCATGCGCCTCGATACCAAAGAGTGTAGTTGGGTCGCTATCTCTCTCGTTAATTTCTGTGCGTGCTTTAAAATAGATATCGCTAGCAGGGGCGATAATCGCATGCGTAGTGATCGATACGAGGTGCTTGCCCTTCGCCGATGCGCCCTTCGGGAGCAATGCAGAAGCCTGCATAAGCCCCATCTCGCTGGCTATGCCGTTATCTTCCGTAATAGCAAAATCGACTTGCGTGCTGGGGCTAGTGTAGAAGAGCGTTATGGGTAGAGGATTATCTTTTATCGCCGAAAGTTTCACCCGCCCATCATCGGTTGCCGACATATAATAAGTGATACGTGGATTGATAGGATTAATCGTGGAGCTGATAAAGTCGTTGGCGATAGCACCCACAAAGTAGACATGTGCGTAATCGGGCGTAAGGACAAAGCTGCCATCGCCAAACGCACCCACCTGCGCTGGACTCTTGCCTTCGTACATCACGAGGGATAGTGCAGGATTGTCGCTACGCAACTGCATGCGATAATTCCCGTTGGTGCGGTTAATCGATCGCTGAACAACCAAAGGTGCACGCTTTTTCTTGGAAGCATCATACAACATGGGCAAATTATCTTCATTGTAATTAAAGAGATCGACCGTATAAAGATACGCGCCATCGCCCAAATCGACAGGTGCAGGCATGGCAGGCATCGAGTAACGCGCAAGTTTTGGCGAACGTACCGCTGTATCCCCCGCAAGATCGCTATCTTCCATAAACATCGTTGCCCAGGTATGCGATCGTCCTTCGTTATAAAAACCATCGCCCATGTCATGACGCGCGGCAAAGCTAACCTCGCCCCAAGCTGGATCGTTAGAACGCAAATGAATTTCATACATGCCTTCGCCACTCACGCCATCAGGGGTAAGAAGCGCGCCTAAGGGCACATCGGCAATCGCGTTGCCAAAGGGAATTTCGACATCGTCTATTTCATTAGAATAGAAAAAATTAATCCCCGTTCCTGTCGCCTTAACCGCGACAAAAGCAAGCGTTCCCGTCTCCGCGTTAGGGTAGAGATAATGCGTGGCAGGCATCGCCTTTTGTAAATAGACATGATGGTACTGGGGAGTGATAACAAAGGTTTTCGCCTCTTTAAATGCGCCAATCGAGGTAATTTGCTCATCCACCACACGAAGCGTCTGCTTATCGCCCGATGCCGTTACTAAAAAGCGATAAAAGTGTGGATCACTCCGATCGACATCATAGATTAGCGCTTCACCGTCAAGCCGTTCTAATTTAGTGGCATCACTCGCGCCAAAAATATCAACCGTTGCCAGATAACTTTTACTCGTAGATTTACTACAAGAAACAACACTCAACACCAATAAAAGACTCCCCAACATACGCATCCATCGCATTGCATTACTCCCCTTTACTCTATTTTATTTTATCATGATACTTTCTATCTGTCAATCATTTTTATTAAATTTAATTATTCTTCTAAATATTAACTAAATTTCTCTTTACATTTTCTTTGGGATATTTTATAATGTGAAGTATGGAACAACAAGCATATCTAGCTTGCGGATGCTTTTGGGGCTCGCAGGCGCTCTTCGATCAACTAGCAGGAGTCATGCAAACCGAAGTCGGCTACATGGGCGACAACGAAGAACAAGCTCACTATGATATTGTAAAATATGGCACCACCGCCCACAAAGAGACCCTCAAGGTTACTTATAATGCAGACCAAATTTCGTATGAAGCTATCCTCAAGTATTTCTTTGAAATTCATGACTTTAGCCAAGAAGATGGACAAGGTCCTGACATCGGCGAGCAGTATAAAAGTGTCATCTTCTACCAAAATGAGACCGAACACGCTACCGCCCAAGCTATCATCAATCTCCTAAAAAAGCATAAATACCACGTCGCCACCCAGCTCTCACCCGCTATGCCTTTTTATCGCGCCGAGGAATACCATCAAAAGTACTACGCCAAACACCACGCCTCTCCTTATTGCCACATTCATCGAAATATTTTTGATAAATTATCCTAAATAAAATTTTAGCAAAAAGAGGAAGCTATGGAAAAAAAACCATTCTCAATTTATGGCATGCCCGCGCCATACTTTTTAGTCATCGCAGCCATCGTCTTAGGTAGTGCGTATAGTGGAATCCTACCCATGGGATTAATTGGCGGTACGGCATTCTTGTTAGTTGTTGGTATTATTTTGGGCGAAATTGGCGAGCGTATCCCCATCTGGAACACCTGGATTGGTGGCGGAGCAGTTTTAGCTTTTCTAGGATCAGCGATTCTTCTTTATTACAACCTCATGCCAGCAGGGAGTAAAGAAATTGCCGAACACTATCTCGATGAAGTTGATTTTCTCAATTTTTTTATTGCGGTTTTGATTACTGGTAGTATTTTAGCCGTTAATCGCTCCATCCTCCTCAAAGCTATTGCTGGCTATATCCCCACAATTCTCTTAGGTCTTGTTGGCGCGGTTATCTTGGGTTCGCTCATAGGTATGCTCTTTGGATTTAGCCCCAGCGAGATCGTCGCACAATATGTCTTACCAATTATGGGCGGTGGCAATGGTGCGGGCGCGATTCCCTTGAGTCAAATTTACGCCGAAATTCAAGGCGACAAAGCCATTAAAGCCGGTACAATCTTAGCCAACTCACCAGAGTTACTTTCATTTACCCAAGCCAAACAGTCTGAGTATTATAGTCAAGCGATCGCAATCCTTACTATCGCCAATATTTTTGCGATTATTTTTGGGGCGCTGCTGCATC is a window of Entomospira culicis DNA encoding:
- a CDS encoding purple acid phosphatase family protein, whose product is MRWMRMLGSLLLVLSVVSCSKSTSKSYLATVDIFGASDATKLERLDGEALIYDVDRSDPHFYRFLVTASGDKQTLRVVDEQITSIGAFKEAKTFVITPQYHHVYLQKAMPATHYLYPNAETGTLAFVAVKATGTGINFFYSNEIDDVEIPFGNAIADVPLGALLTPDGVSGEGMYEIHLRSNDPAWGEVSFAARHDMGDGFYNEGRSHTWATMFMEDSDLAGDTAVRSPKLARYSMPAMPAPVDLGDGAYLYTVDLFNYNEDNLPMLYDASKKKRAPLVVQRSINRTNGNYRMQLRSDNPALSLVMYEGKSPAQVGAFGDGSFVLTPDYAHVYFVGAIANDFISSTINPINPRITYYMSATDDGRVKLSAIKDNPLPITLFYTSPSTQVDFAITEDNGIASEMGLMQASALLPKGASAKGKHLVSITTHAIIAPASDIYFKARTEINERDSDPTTLFGIEAHDDITVALKHASFYMPPYGKAMVDRSTLWHYTPAIREHEGQVGHGAFGSAKQGNARLWQSVQTTFNGEYTRHLLRYDFSLNDAERYQSAYVDLHHRGAIRIYLNGVDLTEYQNTVQHGVSRPFNEMSQTTRFINLPSDLLKNGENSLTLELQALPNDDILYLDVKNFTLFNVPYALEPTVMLNLNIHLGVDASQRGFAWSSSSPSAGVLTYWQEGQAPMSVPATRKPMERLHGFFTNHVTLTNLETGATYYYQIAHDNGKSEALVSDIYSFKTDAMLDSFAFVSVTDAQLGKNGMVEPVAIAWHRTLDHILTKWPEASFLLSSGDQIEHPDHQNQYNLFFTHPLMTKIPISVTSGSHDKHAIYLEHFNLPGTLTPIGGSPTGGNYAFTYGKVLFMSLDTTDRTPADTSKHIQFMQDSIEKYKRENNGEEPLWKILNFHYLPYATTRYAIHPVLRALRADLSPALSVLDIDVVFNGHDHAYGRTLMLEGGYNANGGTLEDGTVGAKPIWEGYIANGKNLFAEFTKRRGQFFHHTGNAASLGFNPLYPTDYPYHAYTEQNNRPSVTLVEVTPDAITLRAYYSDVPISEASMFDSFILRKAR
- a CDS encoding 2-hydroxycarboxylate transporter family protein; the encoded protein is MEKKPFSIYGMPAPYFLVIAAIVLGSAYSGILPMGLIGGTAFLLVVGIILGEIGERIPIWNTWIGGGAVLAFLGSAILLYYNLMPAGSKEIAEHYLDEVDFLNFFIAVLITGSILAVNRSILLKAIAGYIPTILLGLVGAVILGSLIGMLFGFSPSEIVAQYVLPIMGGGNGAGAIPLSQIYAEIQGDKAIKAGTILANSPELLSFTQAKQSEYYSQAIAILTIANIFAIIFGALLHQVGNKFPSLTGNGELLKSNQTETASTKKDEKSIPTLAQLGAGLLLALSFYILGLLFSRKILPDIMGFKIHNLAYTVLFVALANGFGLINVELRNATKRLQDFVSGRFLLLLMVAVGLADTDIGHLLSVLNVGTLVISLFVVTGAVLGAGLGGMIFKFYFVESAISAGLCMANRGGSGDLAVLGAAKRMSLMSFAQISSRLGGGIVLILASIFMNLQS
- the msrA gene encoding peptide-methionine (S)-S-oxide reductase MsrA, which produces MEQQAYLACGCFWGSQALFDQLAGVMQTEVGYMGDNEEQAHYDIVKYGTTAHKETLKVTYNADQISYEAILKYFFEIHDFSQEDGQGPDIGEQYKSVIFYQNETEHATAQAIINLLKKHKYHVATQLSPAMPFYRAEEYHQKYYAKHHASPYCHIHRNIFDKLS